A genomic window from Silene latifolia isolate original U9 population chromosome Y, ASM4854445v1, whole genome shotgun sequence includes:
- the LOC141629905 gene encoding protein FAR1-RELATED SEQUENCE 1-like, with protein MDTQRWAQSKLIAQSKYSFPDLATPLDLEKHAAETYTPRIFEEFKEEIKAACFTCAIGDKEKDKNHAILYIDVKDRERNKDYKVGHKTAEVKLVCNCKKFERHGILSRHILCVLKDYGFEKIPSEYLLNRWSKLATCQPIFNSDGQLLVDCRSVDAQKNKLTELWSEMFTCVSLVEQSPVNYDELLTIFRWFRERVLAETTSSVADDGGNSSIGKKRDKNAEIGMLLGISVPSEINIFPPRQCKNKGSGKRMISQRERAGEVSKKPLRRCKACGQMANHDSRNCDRPKDH; from the coding sequence ATGGATACACAacgatgggctcaatcaaaactGATTGCACAATCAAAGTACTCGTTTCCTGACTTGGCTACTCCTCTAGACCTAGAAAAGCATGCAGCAGAAACCTACACTCCGAGAATTTTCGAGGAGTTCAAAGAGGAAATAAAAGCAGCATGCTTTACATGTGCCATTGGGgacaaagaaaaagataagaatcaTGCAATTCTCTACATAGACGTCAAGGATCGTGAGAGAAATAAAGACTATAAGGTGGGCCATAAGACAGCTGAAGTAAAACTAGTATGCAATTGTAAGAAATTTGAAAGACATGGAATACTCAGTCGACATATTCTCTGTGTCCTTAAAGATTATGGTTTTGAGAAAATTCCAAGTGAATACCTACTTAATAGGTGGAGCAAACTAGCAACCTGCCAGCCAATCTTCAATTCTGATGGGCAGTTGCTTGTTGATTGCAGATCAGTCGATGCACAGAAGAACAAACTGACTGAATTGTGGTCAGAAATGTTCACTTGTGTGTCACTAGTTGAACAGAGTCCTGTTAATTATGATGAGTTACTAACCATTTTCCGCTGGTTCAGGGAAAGGGTACTTGCAGAAACAACAAGTAGTGTCGCTGATGATGGTGGTAATAGTAGTATTGGAAAGAAAAGGGACAAAAATGCTGAAATTGGAATGCTCTTGGGAATAAGTGTGCCTAGCGAAATTAATATTTTTCCGCCAAGACAATGCAAAAACAAAGGCTCGGGAAAAAGAATGATTTCACAAAGAGAAAGAGCGGGGGAAGTCAGTAAGAAACCACTAAGAAGATGCAAGGCTTGTGGGCAGATGGCGAACCACGACAGCAGGAATTGTGACCGACCTAAGGATCACTGA
- the LOC141629906 gene encoding uncharacterized protein LOC141629906 gives MPIPNTWKILIWRILTGTLSVGSEFQRRNMGDDVLCGFCGTERSMLETVEHLFRDCDFSARVWAGSNLGIRVEGARHLTMTDWFIDWVLYLGKQEEGLKRVILFIAIIWGIWVIRNKVKFDGLVTNFQVLSGALFDSIKERVHLLGKQVDNKGSFKEPGGRAVGTVDRLKLDLRNGIPFHMIGQRGLCSALQIKVDASWDRSFKAAFGWVAYDAMGREYMRRQVSTRAESALQAEALGVRDVVSWARSGGVLHLEISSDCLHLINVIAESTKTDHLIKDLLEEFRSSARFFHCLSFCFIPRHLNSVAHGLARQAMRL, from the coding sequence ATGCCGATTCCTAACACTTGGAAAATTCTTATATGGAGGATTCTTACGGGTACGCTTTCTGTGGGAAGCGAATTTCAACGAAGAAATATGGGGGACGATGTTCTCTGTGGCTTCTGCGGGACCGAGCGTAGTATGTTGGAGACGGTCGAGCATCTGTTTAGGGACTGCGATTTCTCGGCTAGGGTCTGGGCAGGGTCGAATCTTGGTATCCGGGTAGAAGGCGCTAGACACCTCACTATGACCGACTGGTTTATTGACTGGGTCCTTTATCTGGGCAAGCAGGAGGAAGGATTGAAAAGAGTTATTCTATTCATTGCCATTATCTGGGGTATATGGGTTATTCGAAACAAGGTAAAATTTGACGGTTTGGTGACCAACTTTCAGGTTTTGAGTGGTGCCTTGTTTGATTCTATTAAGGAGAGGGTGCATCTTCTAGGCAAGCAGGTAGATAATAAGGGATCCTTCAAAGAGCCCGGAGGGAGAGCTGTGGGGACAGTTGATCGGCTAAAATTAGACCTACGGAATGGGATTCCGTTTCACATGATCGGACAACGGGGCTTGTGTTCTGCACTTCAGATTAAGGTGGACGCGAGTTGGGATCGGTCTTTTAAGGCGGCTTTTGGATGGGTGGCATATGATGCGATGGGGCGTGAGTACATGCGCCGGCAGGTGAGTACTAGGGCGGAATCGGCTCTTCAGGCGGAGGCTCTCGGTGTCAGGGATGTGGTCTCTTGGGCGAGATCCGGAGGTGTACTCCACCTCGAAATTTCTTCGGATTGTCTACACTTGATCAATGTGATTGCTGAATCGACTAAAACCGATCATCTTATCAAGGACTTATTGGAGGAGTTTCGTAGTTCTGCTAGGTTTTTTCATTGTTTGAGTTTTTGTTTTATTCCGAGGCACCTTAACAGTGTGGCACACGGCCTGGCTCGGCAGGCCATGAGACTGTAG
- the LOC141629903 gene encoding protein FAR1-RELATED SEQUENCE 5-like — translation MGSHSSSNVITNDITNEGHMVEVIASQSISEISALNIDVPENLNSEIVQDDVVYEAEVIEGIEVIEDAEEGEASGSSNMNRIFGCPIHLKPIIGMVFDTLELGITFYEAYGKECGFVTRKGAQKNKQGVITHKTCLCNKAGECEAKGKKHRRQRTRVGCLARINFKRIANGKYQIYGFVEGHNHMPATPLTMVHLTQTRELNIVHIKMIVDNSKVNKGPVMIYRMFKEYVRGYQNVGASLEDFKNFSRDIKKFLSEGDAQMLIEHFMKIKRMCPSFYFDFEVDEKGRLSHIFWADPISIKNYLLFGDKTSFDTTFRKNKYRMIFAPFTGVDHHKRCVTFGAELLINESKESFAWLFTRFLEAMGGRYPVCIITDVDLGIEGGLMKVFKDKVQHRYCMWHILKKLPEKVGPVICKETEFLKEINSCVWGEDVEPAEFEER, via the exons ATGGGATCGCATAGTTCTTCTAATGTCATTACAAATGACATTACAAATGAAGGACATATGGTTGAAGTTATTGCATCTCAATCCATATCAGAAATATCAGCCCTTAACATTGATGTTCCTGAAAATCTGAATTCAGAAATCGTACAAG ATGACGTAGTATACGAGGCAGAGGTAATAGAGGGGATAGAGGTAATAGAGGATGCAGAGGAGGGGGAGGCGTCCGGTTCAAGCAACATGAATCGGATTTTTGGTTGTCCTATCCATCTCAAGCCTATTATTGGTATGGTCTTTGATACACTTGAACTCGGTATTACCTTTTATGAAGCATATGGAAAAGAATGTGGGTTTGTGACTAGAAAAGGCGCACAAAAGAATAAACAGGGTGTCATTACACATAAAACTTGTTTGTGTAATAAGGCTGGAGAATGTGAAGCCAAAGGCAAAAaacaccgtaggcaaaggactaggGTAGGTTGCCTTGCTAGGATTAACTTTAAACGAATTGCTAATGGTAAATACCAAATTTATGGTTTTGTTGAAGGGCATAATCATATGCCAGCTACACCATTAACAATGGTACATCTGACCCAAACGAGAGAATTGAATATAGTTCATATAAAAATGATAGTTGACAACTCAAAGGTTAACAAAGGTCCAGTTATGATCTATAGGATGTTTAAGGAGTATGTCAGAGGTTATCAGAATGTGGGTGCTTCATTAGAAGACTTTAAAAACTTTTCAAGGGATATAAAAAAGTTCTTGTCAGAAGGGGATGCTCAAATGCTTATTGagcattttatgaaaataaaaagaATGTGTCCATCCTTTTACTTTGACTTTGAGGTAGATGAGAAAGGTAGATTGTCACATATTTTCTGGGCTGACCCTATTAGTATAAAAAATTATTTGCTATTTGGAGACAAGACATCCTTTGACACTACCTTTAGAAAAAATAAGTATAGAATGATATTCGCCCCTTTCACAGGGGTGGATCATCATAAGAGATGTGTGACCTTTGGGGCTGAACTTCTTATTAATGAGAGCAAGGAGTCATTTGCTTGGTTATTTACGAGATTCCTAGAAGCTATGGGGGGTCGTTATCCTGTGTGTATAATAACTGACGTAGATTTGGGGATAGAAGGAGGACTTATGAAAGTCTTTAAAGATAAGGTGCAACatagatattgcatgtggcacatattGAAGAAGTTGCCAGAGAAGGTAGGGCCTGTGATATGTAAAGAAACTGAGTTTTTGAAAGAGATAAACTCATGTGTATGGGGCGAAGATGTGGAGCCTGCTGAATTTGAGGAAAGATAG